The nucleotide window GAAGCCGACGGAGGAGCTCCCCGATTTTTAAATTTTCGGGACCGATGCCGTCCAGAGGCGAGAGGGCCCCCTGCAAAACATGATAAACGCCGCGGAACTCCCGCGTCCGCTCGATGGCCAAAAGATCGGAAGACTCCTCGACGACGCAGACAATCTGCTGATTGCGGCGGAGGTCGGCGCAGAGGACGCAGGGGTCGGCCTCGGTCAAATGAAAACAGCGGGAACAGAAACGGATTTTTTCCGCCACGTCCGTCAATGATTCGGCCAGCGCCTGGGCGTAATCGGCGGGCTGGCGCAGAATGTGCAACGCCAGCCGCAGGGCCGTTTTTTGGCCGATGCCGGGGAGCCTGGAAAGTTCATGGATAAGGCGATCGAGGGGGGTCAGACACTGGTTGATGGTTGATGGTAGATAGTTGATAGAGGTAAAATTGCACCATCAACCATCACCAATCGACCATCAACGATCAACAGTATTTAAAATCCCGGAATTTTTAGGCCCAAATTTCCCATCATTCCCGACATTTCGTCCTGGGTTGCCTCGCGGACCCTTTTTAACGCCTCGTTGACGGCGGCGACAATCAAATCCTCCAGCATCTCGACGTCATCTTTGGCGACTATCTCCGGATCGAGTTTTACGGAGAGAATCTCTCCCTTTCCATTGGTTTTAACCGTCACCATGCCGCCGCCGCTTGCGGCCTCGAAAACTTTTGAGCCCAACTCCTCATGTTGTTTGGCCAGCTTTTTTTGCAGTTCCTGCGCCTGTTTCATGATTTCGGTTATTTTCATTTAATCTCTTTCACCTCTTTTAGTTTCGCCCCCAACAGCTCCTGCGCCTTTTGCACCATCGGATCGGCCAGGGCGCGGGCGGTCAAGGCCTCTTTTTTCTTTTTTTCCTCTTCCTCACGGAGTTCGCGGGCGGAGGCGGGGGCGCCTCCCGTTTCCCCCAGAAAACGGATGCCGAATTTCACCGGCTTTTTGAAATAACCACCGGCCACCTCCTGAAGCATCTCGATCCGTTCGCGGAGCATGTCGGCATAGAGCGATTTCGGCTCGAAACCGAGGTCGATCGAGTCGTCCCGAATCGCCAATGGCCGCGCATGCTCAAGAATCGCCCCCACCTGCGGCCGGACTTCGAGGACTTTTTTGACGAAGTTGGTCCATCCACTAACCCCCTCTCCCTTGAGGGGAGGGTTCCCAAGTCGCGCCGCCAGTGGCGGATTAAGCGACTTGGGAGCGGAGTCAGTATCTGCCCCCACCTCACTCGAACCAGTGGCGTTCGGTGGGTCCCCGGGTAGGGGAGAGGGTGAAGCTCGAGTGCCACCCTCCCCTTTGTCCCCTCCCCTCAAGGGAGGGGAGAGGTGAGAGGATGACGCCTGTTGTGATGAACCTTGTGTTTCCAATCTCTCCAAAATCTCCGGAATACTCATCAGCTCCTTGGCTCTCAACATCTTTAGGAGCGTGACCTCAAACGCCATTTTGGGGAAATCGCTCCGCGCCAGATCCTCCACCCCCCGCGCCAAAATTTGAAAGAGGGTCAAGTATTTTGCGGCCGGAATGAGAGAGGCCATTTTTTTGATCCGTTCCTTTTCCGCGGGGGGGAGATCGACAAATTCATCTCCCCCTTCGGCCATGACCAGGCAATGACGGATCATCTCCAAAAGTCCTTCGGAAAAAATTTTCAGGTCAAACCCCTGTTCATAGACCGATTGGGCCTGCTTCAGCACCGCCCGGACATCTTCTTTAAGAAGCGCCTCCAGGGTGGCAAAAAGAAGCGCCCGGTCGGCCAACCCCAGGATCTCGCGCACCTGGTCAGGCGTAGCCCCCGCGCCGCAAAAGCTGATGACCTGATCCAAAAGCGAAAGAGAGTCGCGCACCGATCCTTCGGAGCACGAGGCGACGAGCGTCAGACCTTCCTCGTCCACGGCGATTTTTTCACGGGCCAGAATATTTTTCAAGTGGCCGACCAGTTGGGGGACAGAGAGGCGTTTAAAATCGAAGCGCTGGCATCGCGAAAGAATCGTCACCGGAATCTTGTGCGGTTCGGTCGTTGCAAAAATAAAAATGACGTGCGGCGGCGGCTCCTCAAGGGTTTTTAAAAGGGCGTTGAAGGCGGCCTGGGAGAGCATGTGGACTTCGTCGATAATATAGATTTTGTATTTCCCGCCGGTGGGGAGATATTTCACCTGCTCGCGCAGTTCGCGGACATCATCCACGCCGGTGTTGGAGGCGCCGTCGATTTCCCGGACATCCAGCGAGTTGGACTGGGTGATCCCCACGCATGCTGTACAGGTCT belongs to Deltaproteobacteria bacterium and includes:
- the recR gene encoding recombination protein RecR yields the protein MNQCLTPLDRLIHELSRLPGIGQKTALRLALHILRQPADYAQALAESLTDVAEKIRFCSRCFHLTEADPCVLCADLRRNQQIVCVVEESSDLLAIERTREFRGVYHVLQGALSPLDGIGPENLKIGELLRRLRTEEIRELILATNPNVTGDATALYISKMVKPLNIRVTKLAAGIPVGGNIEYIDQMTLARALESRMEY
- a CDS encoding YbaB/EbfC family nucleoid-associated protein: MKITEIMKQAQELQKKLAKQHEELGSKVFEAASGGGMVTVKTNGKGEILSVKLDPEIVAKDDVEMLEDLIVAAVNEALKRVREATQDEMSGMMGNLGLKIPGF
- the dnaX gene encoding DNA polymerase III subunit gamma/tau — translated: MAYQVLARKYRPQSFEEVLGQETTVKTLTNAIAQKRLHQAYLFCGARGVGKTSLARILAKSLNCERGLTPTGSTIAPCQTCTACVGITQSNSLDVREIDGASNTGVDDVRELREQVKYLPTGGKYKIYIIDEVHMLSQAAFNALLKTLEEPPPHVIFIFATTEPHKIPVTILSRCQRFDFKRLSVPQLVGHLKNILAREKIAVDEEGLTLVASCSEGSVRDSLSLLDQVISFCGAGATPDQVREILGLADRALLFATLEALLKEDVRAVLKQAQSVYEQGFDLKIFSEGLLEMIRHCLVMAEGGDEFVDLPPAEKERIKKMASLIPAAKYLTLFQILARGVEDLARSDFPKMAFEVTLLKMLRAKELMSIPEILERLETQGSSQQASSSHLSPPLRGGDKGEGGTRASPSPLPGDPPNATGSSEVGADTDSAPKSLNPPLAARLGNPPLKGEGVSGWTNFVKKVLEVRPQVGAILEHARPLAIRDDSIDLGFEPKSLYADMLRERIEMLQEVAGGYFKKPVKFGIRFLGETGGAPASARELREEEEKKKKEALTARALADPMVQKAQELLGAKLKEVKEIK